Proteins encoded in a region of the Pseudoruegeria sp. SHC-113 genome:
- a CDS encoding FMN-binding glutamate synthase family protein — MGWAAVALQTLALGFVFVIGVAVAMVVIFFIIDRTQTGDAIRRNYPVIGRFRHLFTTLGEFFRQYFFAMDREEMPFNRAQRDWVARAARGESNTIAFGSTRNLNVVGTPIFVNAPFPPLDDQFATTEPMLIGPGAREPYLAPSIFNISGMSYGALSRPAVEALSRGAAEAGIWLNTGEGGLSPHHLTANCDIVFQIGTAKYGVRNDDGSLNEDKLRAVAANPQVKMFEIKMAQGAKPGKGGILPGEKVTPEIAAIRGIPVGEASLSPNRHVDIGDIDSFLDMVVRIREITGKPVGFKTVIGSSDPFRDLFARILERGEACAPDFMTIDGGEGGTGASPMPLMDLVGMPIRESLPRMTSLLNEMGLRGRIRLIASGKLVNPGDVAWAIAAGADFVTNARGFMFSMGCIQALKCNKNTCPTGITTHDPRLQKGLVVEDKYKKVANYAKGIIKDVETIAHSVGVAEPRQMRRRHVRIVQDDGTSRRMDHIFEDVSD, encoded by the coding sequence ATGGGCTGGGCCGCCGTGGCCCTTCAAACGCTGGCCCTGGGGTTTGTCTTCGTGATCGGCGTGGCCGTTGCGATGGTGGTGATCTTCTTCATCATCGACCGCACCCAGACAGGCGATGCGATCCGCAGGAATTACCCGGTGATCGGCCGCTTCCGGCATCTGTTCACGACGCTGGGGGAATTCTTCCGTCAGTATTTCTTTGCCATGGACCGCGAAGAGATGCCCTTCAACCGCGCGCAACGGGATTGGGTGGCCCGCGCAGCGCGCGGGGAAAGCAACACCATTGCCTTCGGTTCAACCCGCAACCTCAACGTGGTGGGCACGCCGATCTTCGTGAACGCGCCCTTCCCGCCGCTGGACGATCAATTCGCCACCACCGAACCCATGCTGATCGGCCCCGGCGCGCGGGAGCCCTATCTGGCGCCCTCGATCTTCAACATCTCGGGCATGAGCTATGGTGCCCTGTCACGCCCGGCCGTCGAGGCGCTCTCGCGCGGGGCGGCGGAGGCGGGCATCTGGCTCAACACGGGCGAGGGCGGGCTCTCACCGCATCACCTCACCGCGAACTGCGATATCGTTTTCCAGATCGGCACGGCGAAATACGGGGTGCGCAACGACGACGGCAGCCTGAACGAAGACAAGCTGCGCGCGGTGGCGGCCAACCCGCAGGTGAAGATGTTCGAGATCAAGATGGCGCAAGGCGCGAAACCCGGCAAAGGTGGCATCCTGCCCGGCGAGAAGGTGACGCCTGAAATCGCCGCGATCCGGGGCATCCCCGTGGGTGAGGCCAGCCTCTCGCCCAACCGCCATGTGGACATCGGCGACATCGACAGCTTCCTCGACATGGTGGTGCGCATCCGCGAGATCACCGGCAAGCCTGTGGGCTTCAAGACGGTGATCGGCTCCAGCGACCCTTTTCGCGATCTCTTCGCCCGCATCCTTGAGCGGGGCGAAGCTTGCGCGCCGGATTTCATGACAATCGACGGCGGGGAGGGCGGCACCGGCGCCTCCCCCATGCCGCTCATGGATCTCGTGGGCATGCCGATCCGCGAAAGCCTGCCCCGGATGACGAGCCTTTTGAACGAGATGGGCTTGCGCGGCCGCATCCGCCTGATCGCCTCCGGCAAGCTCGTAAACCCGGGCGATGTGGCTTGGGCCATCGCGGCCGGCGCGGATTTCGTGACAAACGCACGGGGCTTCATGTTCTCGATGGGCTGCATCCAGGCGCTCAAGTGCAACAAGAACACCTGCCCGACGGGCATCACGACCCATGACCCGCGCCTTCAGAAAGGCCTGGTGGTGGAGGACAAATACAAGAAAGTGGCCAATTACGCGAAGGGCATCATCAAGGATGTCGAGACCATCGCCCACTCGGTGGGCGTGGCCGAACCGCGCCAAATGCGCCGCCGCCACGTGCGCATCGTTCAGGACGACGGCACCTCCCGGCGGATGGATCATATTTTTGAAGACGTGTCCGACTGA
- a CDS encoding fasciclin domain-containing protein, translating to MFRRTFVAFAAATAFAAPAFADGHGKDIVDTAVGAGSFTTLVAAVQAAGLVDTLKGEGPFTVFAPTDDAFAALPAGTVEELLKPENKEQLVAVLTYHVIPGKVMAADIAGKKMDVETVQGSAAMVDATDGVMIDGAKVIQADVMASNGVIHVIDAVILPK from the coding sequence ATGTTTCGCAGAACCTTCGTCGCCTTCGCTGCCGCCACCGCTTTCGCCGCCCCGGCCTTCGCCGATGGCCACGGCAAGGATATCGTTGACACTGCCGTTGGCGCTGGCAGCTTCACCACCCTCGTCGCCGCCGTGCAGGCCGCTGGCCTCGTTGACACGCTGAAGGGCGAAGGCCCGTTCACCGTCTTCGCGCCCACCGATGACGCTTTTGCCGCCCTGCCCGCAGGCACGGTGGAAGAGCTGCTGAAGCCCGAGAACAAAGAGCAACTGGTGGCCGTGCTCACCTACCACGTGATCCCGGGCAAGGTGATGGCCGCTGACATCGCCGGCAAGAAAATGGACGTCGAGACCGTTCAGGGCTCCGCCGCCATGGTCGACGCCACCGATGGCGTGATGATCGACGGCGCCAAGGTGATCCAGGCCGACGTGATGGCCTCCAACGGTGTGATCCACGTGATCGATGCCGTGATCCTGCCGAAATAA
- a CDS encoding fasciclin domain-containing protein: MKRRSALKALAAFGAVAALSACATTPRSPDIVDIAAGNDDFSTLVAAVTAAGLVDTLKGDGPFTVFAPTNEAFAALPAGTVENLLQPENKDQLVAVLTYHVVAGNYPASSLSGKRGALTTVNGKSVHVDGRNGVKVNSSTVTAADIRASNGVIHVIDKVLLP; encoded by the coding sequence ATGAAACGCCGTTCCGCTCTGAAAGCCCTCGCCGCCTTTGGCGCCGTTGCCGCCCTCTCTGCCTGCGCGACCACACCGCGCAGCCCTGACATCGTCGACATCGCTGCCGGCAACGACGATTTCTCCACCCTCGTGGCCGCCGTGACGGCCGCAGGGCTCGTGGACACGCTGAAAGGCGACGGGCCGTTCACCGTCTTCGCCCCCACCAACGAGGCCTTCGCGGCCCTGCCCGCGGGCACCGTGGAAAACCTGCTCCAGCCCGAGAACAAGGACCAGCTCGTCGCCGTGCTGACCTACCATGTTGTCGCCGGCAACTACCCGGCCTCTTCGCTTTCCGGCAAGCGCGGCGCGCTCACCACCGTGAACGGCAAATCCGTGCATGTGGATGGCCGCAACGGTGTGAAGGTCAATTCCTCCACCGTGACAGCCGCCGACATTCGCGCCAGCAACGGCGTGATCCATGTGATCGACAAGGTGCTGCTGCCCTGA
- a CDS encoding fasciclin domain-containing protein, giving the protein MNTITDIVAASGDYDTNGGDFDILLRAAQAAGLAGTLATVQDLTVFAPTDDAFLGLAAAYGFTGTGEEAAFNYIVDTLTLLGGGNPIPLLTTVLTYHVAGEALNSTEVLARDSIDTLSGFSFDVNGLSLGDNDPDVPDPTIILPNVGADNGIIHVIDGVLIPADIPQPGQNGTDFEIGTDASERFITREGNDFIDGNGGKDFIFAGKGDDVAIGGRGNDLLFGQKGNDLLIGAEGHDKIFGGKGNDTIEGGAGNDLLLGGSGRDTFVFKEGDGDDTILGFRAGKDKIDLTAFGLSDISEVEIDTGFFGTEIEVGDVDIYLAGIGGVHVTADDFLL; this is encoded by the coding sequence ATGAACACGATCACCGATATCGTCGCCGCCAGCGGTGACTACGACACCAACGGCGGAGATTTCGACATCCTGCTGCGCGCCGCGCAAGCGGCTGGCCTTGCCGGAACGCTGGCCACCGTTCAGGATCTCACCGTTTTTGCTCCGACAGATGACGCTTTTCTGGGCCTCGCCGCAGCCTATGGGTTCACCGGCACCGGCGAAGAGGCCGCTTTCAACTACATTGTCGACACGCTGACACTGCTTGGCGGCGGCAATCCGATCCCGCTGCTCACCACCGTGCTGACCTATCACGTTGCAGGCGAAGCGCTTAACTCAACAGAAGTGCTTGCCCGCGACAGCATCGACACGCTGTCTGGCTTCTCGTTCGATGTGAACGGCCTGTCGCTTGGCGACAATGACCCGGACGTGCCCGATCCCACCATCATCCTGCCGAACGTTGGGGCCGACAACGGCATCATCCACGTGATCGACGGTGTGTTGATCCCGGCGGATATCCCGCAGCCCGGCCAGAACGGAACCGATTTCGAGATCGGCACCGATGCCTCCGAGCGCTTCATCACCCGCGAGGGCAATGATTTCATCGACGGCAATGGCGGCAAGGATTTCATCTTCGCCGGCAAGGGCGATGACGTCGCCATCGGCGGGCGCGGCAATGATCTGCTGTTCGGGCAAAAGGGCAATGATCTGCTGATCGGCGCAGAGGGCCATGACAAAATCTTCGGCGGCAAGGGCAATGACACGATCGAAGGCGGCGCGGGCAACGATCTGCTGCTGGGCGGCAGTGGCCGGGACACATTCGTCTTCAAGGAAGGCGACGGCGACGACACGATCCTCGGCTTCCGCGCCGGGAAGGACAAGATCGATCTCACCGCTTTCGGCCTGTCCGATATTTCCGAGGTTGAGATCGACACGGGCTTCTTTGGCACCGAGATCGAAGTCGGCGATGTGGACATCTACCTCGCCGGTATCGGCGGTGTGCATGTAACGGCGGATGATTTTCTGCTCTGA
- a CDS encoding HAD family hydrolase, protein MTRAALVIFDCDGVVVDSERPTLAFLRDELAAHGLDLTVAQVTEMFIGGTMQGVFEEARRRGASLPDGWVESYYRRLYALLAEEVEPVPGIETVLDALEAAGVPFAIGSNGRAEKMVVTLGRTGLAPRFEGRAFSAQDPAHPERKPKPAPDIYLWIAQSLGVAPDQAVVVEDSPTGARAAKAAGMRCYGFTRETPQKRMEGIADVLFEDMADLPELLDLT, encoded by the coding sequence ATGACCAGAGCGGCCCTCGTGATTTTCGACTGTGACGGCGTGGTCGTGGACAGCGAACGCCCCACGCTTGCCTTTTTGCGCGATGAGCTGGCGGCCCATGGGCTCGATCTGACAGTTGCGCAGGTGACGGAGATGTTCATCGGCGGCACCATGCAGGGCGTCTTTGAAGAGGCCCGCCGCCGGGGCGCTAGCCTGCCGGACGGCTGGGTCGAAAGCTACTACCGCAGGCTCTATGCGCTGCTGGCTGAGGAGGTCGAGCCGGTGCCCGGCATCGAGACCGTGCTGGATGCTTTGGAGGCTGCGGGCGTGCCTTTCGCTATCGGCTCAAACGGGCGCGCCGAGAAGATGGTGGTCACGCTTGGGCGGACCGGCCTTGCGCCGCGCTTTGAGGGGCGCGCGTTCTCGGCGCAGGATCCGGCCCACCCCGAGCGCAAGCCCAAACCCGCGCCCGACATCTACCTCTGGATCGCTCAAAGCCTTGGCGTTGCGCCGGATCAAGCGGTCGTGGTGGAAGACAGCCCCACCGGCGCGCGCGCGGCCAAGGCGGCGGGCATGCGCTGCTACGGGTTCACCCGCGAAACACCGCAAAAGCGGATGGAAGGCATCGCGGACGTTCTCTTTGAGGATATGGCGGATCTGCCTGAACTGCTCGACCTCACATGA
- the clpB gene encoding ATP-dependent chaperone ClpB — protein MNFEKFTERSRGFIQAAQTIAMRESHQRLAPEHILKALMDDDQGLASNLIKRAGGSPERVLEAVDAALAKMPKVSGDAGQVYLDSQTGKVLDEAEKIATKAGDSYVTVERILTALAVVKSKAKDALDAGAVTAMKLNSAINDIRKGRTADTASAEEGYDALKKYARDLTEAAEEGKIDPIIGRDEEIRRTMQVLSRRTKNNPVLIGEPGVGKTAIAEGLALRIINGDVPESLRNKKLMSLDMGALVAGAKYRGEFEERLKAVLSEVTNAAGEIILFIDEMHQLVGAGKTDGAMDAANLIKPALARGELHCVGATTLDEYRKYVEKDAALARRFQPVLVDEPTVTDTISILRGIKEKYELHHGVRISDSALVAAATLSHRYITDRFLPDKAIDLVDEAASRLRMEVDSKPEELDALDREILQKQIEAEALKKEDDDASKDRLDKLEKELSDLQDKSASLTAKWQAERDKLASARDLKEQLDRARAELDIAKREGNLAKAGELSYGVIPELERKVAEAETSDDDVMVEEAVRPEQIASVVERWTGIPTSKMLEGERDKLLRMEEELGKRVIGQKSAVRAVSNAVRRARAGLNDEARPLGSFLFLGPTGVGKTELTKAVAEFLFDDDSAMVRIDMSEFMEKHAVARLIGAPPGYVGYDEGGVLTEAVRRKPYQVVLFDEVEKAHPDVFNVLLQVLDDGVLTDGQGRTVDFKQTLIILTSNLGAQALSQLPEGADSGEAKRDVMDAVRAHFRPEFLNRLDETIIFDRLARADMDGIVDIQLGLLAKRLARRNITLTLDEAAKTWLADEGYDPVFGARPLKRVIQRHLQDPLAEMLLAGDVLDGSTVPVSAGADGLIVGDRVAPSNRRPPEDAVVH, from the coding sequence ATGAACTTCGAAAAGTTCACCGAGCGGTCGCGGGGGTTCATTCAGGCCGCCCAGACGATCGCCATGCGGGAAAGCCACCAGCGGTTGGCACCCGAACATATACTGAAAGCATTGATGGATGATGACCAGGGGCTTGCGAGCAACCTGATCAAACGCGCGGGCGGCTCGCCCGAACGCGTGCTGGAAGCCGTCGATGCCGCTCTTGCCAAGATGCCGAAAGTGTCCGGTGATGCCGGGCAGGTCTACCTCGACAGCCAGACCGGCAAGGTGCTGGATGAGGCCGAGAAGATCGCCACCAAGGCGGGCGACAGCTACGTGACGGTGGAGCGCATTCTCACCGCGCTGGCCGTGGTGAAGAGCAAGGCCAAGGACGCGCTGGATGCCGGTGCGGTCACTGCGATGAAGCTCAACAGCGCCATCAACGATATCCGCAAGGGCCGCACCGCCGATACGGCGAGCGCCGAGGAAGGCTATGACGCGCTGAAGAAATACGCGCGTGACCTGACCGAGGCCGCCGAGGAAGGCAAGATCGATCCGATCATCGGGCGGGACGAGGAAATCCGCCGCACGATGCAGGTTCTGTCGCGCCGCACCAAGAACAACCCGGTGCTGATCGGGGAGCCGGGCGTGGGGAAAACCGCGATCGCCGAAGGGCTTGCCCTGCGCATCATCAACGGTGATGTGCCGGAATCCCTGCGCAACAAGAAGCTGATGTCGCTCGACATGGGCGCGCTTGTGGCCGGGGCCAAATACCGGGGCGAGTTCGAGGAGCGGCTGAAAGCCGTGCTCTCCGAAGTCACCAACGCGGCTGGCGAAATCATCCTCTTCATCGACGAGATGCACCAGCTCGTGGGCGCCGGCAAGACCGACGGCGCGATGGATGCGGCCAACCTCATCAAACCGGCGCTGGCGCGGGGCGAATTGCACTGCGTGGGCGCGACCACGCTCGATGAGTATCGCAAATACGTCGAGAAGGACGCAGCCCTTGCCCGGCGCTTCCAGCCCGTGCTGGTGGATGAGCCGACGGTGACGGACACGATCTCGATCCTGCGGGGCATCAAGGAGAAATACGAGCTGCACCACGGCGTGCGGATCAGCGATTCCGCCCTCGTGGCGGCGGCCACCCTGAGCCACCGCTACATCACGGATCGCTTCCTGCCCGACAAGGCCATCGACCTCGTGGATGAAGCCGCCAGCCGCCTGCGGATGGAGGTGGATTCCAAGCCCGAGGAGCTCGACGCGCTGGATCGCGAGATCCTGCAGAAGCAGATCGAGGCTGAAGCGCTGAAGAAAGAGGATGACGACGCCTCCAAGGATCGGCTCGACAAGCTCGAAAAAGAGCTCTCCGATCTGCAGGACAAATCCGCGAGCCTCACCGCCAAGTGGCAGGCCGAGCGCGACAAGCTCGCCAGCGCCCGCGACCTGAAGGAACAACTGGACCGCGCCCGTGCGGAACTGGACATCGCCAAGCGCGAAGGCAATCTCGCCAAGGCCGGCGAGCTCTCCTACGGCGTGATCCCGGAGCTGGAGCGCAAGGTGGCCGAGGCCGAAACCAGCGACGATGATGTCATGGTGGAAGAGGCCGTGCGCCCCGAGCAGATCGCTTCTGTGGTGGAGCGCTGGACGGGTATTCCGACGAGCAAGATGCTCGAAGGCGAGCGCGACAAGCTGCTGCGTATGGAAGAAGAACTGGGCAAACGGGTGATCGGGCAGAAGTCCGCCGTGCGCGCCGTCTCCAACGCCGTGCGCCGGGCCCGTGCCGGGCTGAATGATGAAGCCCGCCCGCTGGGCAGCTTCCTCTTCCTCGGGCCGACGGGTGTCGGGAAAACCGAGCTCACCAAGGCCGTGGCCGAGTTCCTGTTTGACGACGACAGCGCCATGGTGCGGATCGACATGAGCGAATTCATGGAGAAACACGCCGTGGCCCGCCTGATCGGCGCACCTCCGGGCTATGTGGGCTACGATGAAGGCGGCGTTCTGACCGAGGCCGTGCGGCGCAAGCCCTACCAGGTGGTGCTGTTTGACGAGGTCGAGAAGGCGCACCCGGATGTGTTCAACGTGCTGCTGCAAGTGCTCGATGACGGCGTTCTGACCGATGGTCAGGGCCGCACCGTGGACTTCAAGCAGACGCTGATCATCCTGACGTCCAACCTTGGCGCGCAGGCGCTGAGCCAGCTGCCCGAAGGGGCTGACAGCGGCGAAGCCAAGCGTGACGTGATGGATGCGGTCCGGGCGCATTTCCGGCCCGAGTTCCTGAACCGGCTCGACGAAACGATCATCTTCGATCGCCTCGCTCGCGCCGATATGGACGGCATCGTCGACATCCAGCTTGGACTTCTGGCCAAGCGGCTGGCGCGGCGCAACATCACGCTCACGCTGGATGAGGCGGCGAAGACATGGCTGGCCGATGAGGGCTATGATCCGGTCTTCGGTGCACGTCCGCTGAAGCGCGTGATCCAGCGCCACCTGCAGGATCCGCTGGCCGAGATGCTGCTGGCGGGCGATGTGCTCGATGGCAGCACGGTGCCGGTGAGCGCCGGAGCCGACGGGCTGATCGTGGGCGACCGCGTGGCGCCCTCGAACCGCCGCCCGCCGGAAGATGCCGTGGTGCATTGA